In the Phyllopteryx taeniolatus isolate TA_2022b chromosome 1, UOR_Ptae_1.2, whole genome shotgun sequence genome, TGCCACCTGAAAACGGTCACAGCCCGCCAAAAGTGAGCCCATGAGCCTATGTTAAGGGCGCCAGTAGAGGTGAGCGGAAGAGCGAGGATCCAAGGGGGAGAGGGGAGGACCGtaaaccagcacagatgtgccagtacCCAGCCCGGCGACCTCCCCACCCTACCTGgtgccagtcccccaggggagcctgaatgagatgtgaatatGCCCAAAGTGCGGAGtttgtacagtgtgagtactacAAATGTACAGAGTATGTGAcgtaagaggctagactcccGCGGGTCCGGCCCGACAGACCACAGAAAAAGGGGGGGCAGCCTCTTCGCTTTTGCATTTGAATTCTTCATATGCTGAAAGCATATGTGGGGTTagttacagtacatactgtacttacatTACCACATTCCCTGCCAGTGGCTCTCTTTCCTCCAAACAAGTTTGTCGTAGACATAAGACCAGCGATAATTGCTTTAGGTGATTAATTATATAGTAGGTGTGAAGTTGGACACTAGCCAAATATTTCAGTGTGCATATactgaaatatttaatttacCAACACAAACCAGCCTttgaatacaataataattcTAGAGTTATCGTTTTTTCAGTCAGTTCCATATTTTccatcctttgttttttttggtttgttttttggtttgtttttttacagccaTTGCTGGTGTACATGGTTCACTCAGCTGACTTCCCcacaggcagcgtgggttcagttctcactgTTAAAAGTTTGTCTGTCTCTACACGTGCCTTGGGATTGACTGGGAACAAATCCAGGGTGAGGTCTGATTTTCTTCGGCAGAGTTCAGCCGGGATCATGAACCTGAACAGATAAAGAAATGGAAAATGATTGAATGGATATTAATTTCCCCAGTGGATTAAGCAAATGTGGTCCTTTGTCTGACCTAGGATGGACCATCTTAAACCTACTGAACTGGATTTACGTGTCATGTGACATGCCGGGTACAACATTCCAAAACTGTCAACCCAACGTATAAAACGTCTGCTGGTCGTCAACCTCAGCATCAAGCATCAAGACTACAAAGGTAAGAGAACTCAATTTTACATCGCACCTTTTCccagttatttttttgggttttatGGTGAGGTGTAAAGCtgatttttaaccacacaagtCCAAACCAGTAGACAACAATGATAAAGATTCATTCTGTCATGGCACAGATGGCTCATCTTCGCCTTTTATTCGCCCTTTGCGGGATCATCGCACTGGCACAAGCTGTAGGTCCAAATATGACTTCACGACTCTTCACGTTTCCTGTTTTGCTCTCTCAATTAAACATTGCGCTCTTCTTCTTCATCGTTGTCGTCTTCGCAGAGGTCATGTGAAAAAGCAGGTAGATAGCTGTGATGACGGATATTTAACATCGCTACACAGTCGTTTGATTTCCAACAATTATTTTGCAGTCAATGACTGTCCAAAAGGCTGGACTCAGTTGGACAATTACTGCTACGTCTACCAACATGATCCCAGGACCTTTTCAGATGCAGAGGTATGGAAGACCTTCACACAGAAGTTGTGTATATAGTTTACTGCAATAAAAAATGCCTGTTAACATGTATATCTAGTGCAGCTATTTAAATGCGGTCATTTGTTAATACTTTTCTTTCCCCATTAGAGTGTCTGCAACGTTTTTGGTGGGAATCTGGTCTCGATAAACAGTCTCAAGGAACACGCAGTCGTTGTTGAGCTGATTCGGGAGGGGGCCGGCTCTGTCGTTGACACCTGGATTGGAATCCACGATGCCGTTGAGGTGAAACATTCACCAGTACAAAAGTGCGGATTCAATCCAGTCACTTGTTTTCACTAGAAGCATTTTTGCCACATGAAAAAGTAATGTGTCCTCGAGACTCAATCTTGCCACCAACTGAAAGGGAGGAAGTATATAGTTAAGGGTCTTCATCAGAGCAGTTTGCACCTGGAACATGGAACATGTCCTCTTGCTCCACCGAGAGGATGACACGTGTTAAATACATACTATGTCCATTTATTCAGACACCATCATAGCCTCAAATATGACCAAATGTTTGTCTCATGTGCTCCACGCTGCTAGCTCAGTCTTTAGGTGTGACTCTTTATTCAAATGTGACTTTGCCTTACAGGAAGACGACTTCTTATGGACCGATGGCGAAGTTGTTAATTTCAGAAACTTTGGGGTTGACCAGCCTGACAATGACGGTGGAGTCGAAGACTGTGTAGAAATTGCGGCAGATGGTTAGTATGCGTAACAATTTTTCTGAAGAATAGCGTGTATGTGGATATTTGCTGAAATGTCTTTTCATGTTGTTTGAACGTATTGTGTTGTTTAAAATTAAAGCAACTACATGGATTGTCATTTCTGTGAAAGTGGCAGACTTATccgttgtttgtgtgttttgttgcagaCTCGTTGTGGGCTGATGATGAATGTACCGTTGCCAACCCATTTGTTTGCATCAGGgccgtggaaaaaaaagattgccaCTAATCAGTCGTCTTACCGTCAAATCTTTTATGATAATGTTTTTCAACTTTGAGACAATATCTGTGTTATCATTCAATGTTTATTATCCGGTTGTTGATTGCTGTCACTTAAGCACATTTCCATGGGtatctttttaataaattaaattttttttgagcATGACAATATGTCGGAGTGTTATTTCTTTCCCCTTGCGCCGATTTCAATGTGTTTCGCTTCATCACAGAATGGTGATGTCATGACCTGTGCGGGCTGCCTTGTGTTTGTTGCTTTGCCTCAATGTGCTGGCGTTTTAGCGTCGTTAATCATTCTCCTGGTAAACAGCAGCCTTGTTTTTCTGATAGGCGGATTTAATCACATGACACCTGCACCTCCTTATATCGACGTTTGGTTTGCCGCATGGAGCGTAAATGCCAGTAATCTTACAATAAACTGTGAATTACATTTTATACTGTTTACAAGGTATGCACAGCTCTTTACTTTATCATTTATGTAGATGCTATACGTTACTTGAGTAATATTTGATAGTTTGTACTACATTTTTCTGTATCATTtcagttttacaaaaaaacaaattcaactttaCTGCAGCCTCGGAATTTTTCTGAGAGCTCGTTCGCTCTCTGTCCATTTGtgtatagacacacacaccgAAGACAAACTAGGTGGTCAAACAAGAAATAGCAAATTCTTAccttctttgttttatttcagagTGCGACCGTAgtgtaaaatgttgaactaatATTGatagtacatttattttaacaccATTATCAAATGGATACAGCATACCTGAGaaccaaattattattgttaaaattGAGAAATACTGACTCAGTCCATCAGCAGAATGTCTCCAacctgacattaaaaaaaataaactgtgccAAGCCTGTGGCATCATATGTAACAATACATGATGCTGTCATTTCTGACAGAGGTGCAGGAAAGAGGCCTCTGAATATTTGCATTCATCCAGGACCTCTCATAGACAAAACAGCCGCAGGTCACACAAAATTGTGGAAAaggcacaaaaacagcacaaaGTCCATTTTACCACTTCAAGGTCAAAGTAGTTATTACGAACATTTCTGCCTGAAGAGGTCTGTGAAAACGTCATCACATTCACAAGTAAAGCCCAGCTTGCTCAGGACAGCGAAaccaaatcaagacaaacaggaAAGTTGCAGAAACTACAATTAAGACATAACACCTGTACTTCAAAATTGTTCACCTGTAGGCAAAACAATCTGGGAATTCAACTCGTAAAAAAGTACACAAAACCTGTCAGACAGAGAACTTACTAAATCAGAGAAAGAAGTTTTGGCTCGAAGGGTTGCATCTTGCCATGACGCCACAACAAGTGCCAGGAGTCGATATTGTCAAACATTGCAAAACAAACGCCTTTGGAGCGctttttttcaaaaggaaaaaggtcaagtaaagtaaaagcaaagcctgcgacctaaaaaaaa is a window encoding:
- the LOC133481516 gene encoding galactose-specific lectin nattectin-like: MAHLRLLFALCGIIALAQARSCEKAVNDCPKGWTQLDNYCYVYQHDPRTFSDAESVCNVFGGNLVSINSLKEHAVVVELIREGAGSVVDTWIGIHDAVEEDDFLWTDGEVVNFRNFGVDQPDNDGGVEDCVEIAADDSLWADDECTVANPFVCIRAVEKKDCH